In Afipia sp. P52-10, the sequence CCATCCTCTATGGCTACGGCGGCTTCGAGGTTTCGCTGACGCCGAGCTACATGAGTCTCACCGGCAAACTTTGGCTTGAGCGCGGCTATCTCTACGCCATGGCCAACATCCGCGGCGGCGGCGAGTTTGGCCCGCGCTGGCATGAAGCAGCACGGCGTAAGACCAAGCATGTCGCGCATGACGATTTCGCCGCGATCGCGCGCCATCTCACCGCAAGCGGCGTGACGACGGCGCGACAACTCGCCTGCCACGGCGCCAGCAACGGCGGGCTGCTGGTCGGCAATATGCTGACACGCTACGGCGATCTGTTCGGCGCGATCTGGTGCGGCGTGCCGCTGCTCGACATGGCACGTTACACCAAGCTGCTCGCCGGCCATAGCTGGATTGCAGAGTATGGCGATCCTGACGATCCCGCCGAATGGGACTTCATCCGCCGCTTCTCGCCCTATCACCTGATCGGCGAAGGTAAGAACTATCCACCGATCCTGATCACCACCAACCGCACCGATGACCGGGTCCATCCCGGCCACGCACGCAAGATGACGGCACGGCTGAAGGACATCGATAGCCGGGTGTGGTTTCACGAGAATGTCGCTGGCGGACACTCCGGCGCGGTGGACAATACCAAGCAGGCCGCAAGCCAGGCGCTCGGCTTCGCCTTCCTGCGGCGGACGATTGCCGGAGAGAAAACCGCATAGAAGAGTGCCGGGGGCCGGGCGCGACCAGGCGCGCCTCAGGCCGATAGCGGCGTCGATTGAATGACGTTCGTCGGCAGAACTTGGCTCGCGTCACCGATCTGCGCGATCATCGCCTTGGCGATCTCCTCCTCGCCCATGATCACCACGTCGGCGCCATGCAGCTTGAGGTGTGCCACCTCCTCGTCCGAATGGGCGCGCGCGATGATCGCGATGTCGGACCGTGCTGCGCGGGCCTTGGCAACCACCTGCCCTCCTTCGAAGGCGTCCGGGATCGCCACCAGCACCGCCTGAGCCTGCTTGACATTGGCCGCCTCGATCATCTCGGGCGCATTGGCATTGCCGGTCATTGCCTCGACACCTTCTTTCTGAAGCGCCTCGACGATATGCGGGCTGTCCTCGATGACCAGGAATGGCCTTTCGGCCGCCCGCAGCGCTCGCCCGACGACGCTGCCGACACGGCCATAGCCGACCAACACGACATGATCGGACAGCGATGTCACGGGGAGCGGCTCGCGTGCTTTTTCGATCGGCTTGCCATCGATTGCCGCCGCGGGCTCCTCCTTCTCGAGCAATCGGTCGACAAGCGCAAACACGAGCGGATTCAGCAGGATCGAAATGATCGCACCGGCCAGGATCAGGTCGCGCCCCTGCGCCGGCAGCAAGGCCAGCGAAACTCCGAGCCCCGCCAGGATGAAGGAAAACTCCCCGATCTGTGCAAGGCTTGCAGAGATCGTCCAAGCGGTAGACACGGGATGACCGAACATGCGGACGATCAGGAAAGCTGCCGCCGACTTGCCGATCACGATGATGAAGACTGTCGCCAGCAACGGCCACGGCTCGCGCAGCGCGATCATCGGGTCGACCAGCATGCCGACCGAAACGAAGAACAGCACCGCAAAGGCGTCACGCAGCGGCAGCGTTTCCTGCGCCGCGCGATGGCTCAGTTCGGATTCGCTGAGGATCATGCCGGCGAAGAACGCGCCGAGCGCAAACGAGACATCGAACAGGATGGCCGAGCCGAAGGCGATCCCGAGCGCAATGGCAAGCACGGCCAGCCGAAACAGCTCACGCGAGCCGGTGTGCGCCACATAATGCAGCAGCGATGGGACCACTCGACGGCCAATCACCAGCATGAAGAAGACGAATCCGCCGACCTTGCCGAGCGTCAGCGCGAGCGGCCAGGCGATGCCGGATAGACCCGCATACGCGGCCTCCCCCTTGAGCAATCCCGCGAGCGCAGGCAGCAGAACCAGCGCCAGCACCATCGCCAGATCTTCGACGATCAGCCAGCCGACGGCGATGCGGCCGCGTTCGGTGTCGACCAGCCGCCGCTCCTGCAACGCCCGCAGCAGCACGACGGTTGACGCCACCGACAGTGCGAGCCCAAACACCAGGCCGCCTCCGATCGGCCAGCCGAGCAGTGCGGCGAGCCCCATGCCCAGCAAGGTGGCCACCATCATCTGCACGATGGCCCCGGGCACGGCAATCGCCCGCACCGACAGCAGATCCTTCAACGAAAAATGCAGGCCCACGCCGAACATCAGCAGGATGACGCCGATTTCGGCGAGCTCGTTGGCAAGATGCTGATCAGCGACATAGCCGGGCGTAAACGGACCCATCACCACGCCGGCCAGCAGATATCCCACCAGCGGCGAGACGCGGAACCGCTGCGCCACCGCTCCAAGCGCGAACGCCAGCACGAGGCCGACCACGATCGTCGAGATCAGCGGCGTGTTGTGGGCCATGGCGCGCTTTCCGGTTGCAGCGCGGGATCACGCCTCTCCGGTCAACACTTAGGGCCTGGTGCCGGCATTGACAATTGTACGGTGTGCCGCACTCCCCCTTGAAGGACAGTCCAATCAGATGCCCATGGATTGGGCATCCGAACACTCGTCTCGGCCATGACTATGGTCGGAGAGCACCGCGATGCCTCGCGGGACCAGCGTCAGTCTCATCGCGGCCCGAGCGATGCGCGACCCGCGATCATGTCATGCCGATGACGCCAGCGCCGCGGAAATGGCCTCGAGCGCGGCATCGGCCCTGCTACCATCGGGGCCCCCCGCCTGCGCCATGTCCGGGCGGCCGCCGCCACCCTTGCCGCCGAGGGCTTCCGAGCCTTTGCGAACCAGTTCCACTGCATTGAAGCGGCCGGTGAGATCACTGGTGACGCCGACCACGAGCCCGGCCTTGCCATCCTCGGTCACGCCGACGATAGCCACCACGCCATGGCCGAGCTGCTTCTTGCCGTCATCGGCGAGGCTCTTGAGGTCCTTCATCTCGATGCCTTGCACCGCGCGGCCTAGGAACTTGACGTCACCGATGGTGCGGATGTCGGATGCAGCACCGGCTCCGGCCGCAGCGCCGCCGCCCATCGCTAGCTTCTTGCGGGCATCGGCGAGGTCACGCTCCAGCTTGCGGCGCTCCTCCACGAGAGCGGCGATGCGGGCCGGCAGGTCGTCGAGGCTGGTGCGCAACTCGCCAGCCGCAGCCTTCGCCGTCTGAATGCTGCTGTTGATCGCATGACGCGCCGTCGTGCCGGTCAAAGCCTCGATCCGGCGCACGCCGGAGGCGACCGCGCTTTCACCGCTGATCGAGATCAGGCCGATATCGCCGGTCCGCTTGGCGTGGGTGCCGCCGCAAAGCTCGACCGACCAGCCGAGCGTATTGCCGCTGCCCTCACCCATCGACACCACGCGGACCTCGTCGCCATACTTCTCGCCGAACAGCGCGCGCGCGCCGGAGGCGCGGGCGTCGTCCACCGCCATCAGCCACGTGGTGATCTCACTGTTCTGCAGCACGACATCGTTGGCGATATCCTCGATCCGGCGCAATTCGTCGGCGCTGATCGGCTTCGGGTGAGCGAAGTCGAAACGCAGGCGCTCCGGCGCAACCAGCGAGCCACGCTGGGCGATGTGATCGCCGAGCACTTGCCGCAGCGCCTCATGCAGGAGATGTGTCGCCGAATGGTTGGCGCGGATTGCCGTGCGGCGGCCGTGATCGACTTCCAGCGACAGCGCCGTCCCGACCTTCAGCGCGCCCTGCTCCACCGTGCCGATATGCGCAAACAGATCGCCGGCCTTCTTCTGGGTGTCGGTGACGCGGAAGCGCACACCATCGCCAATCAGCAAACCGGTATCGCCGACTTGACCGCCGGATTCGCCATAGAACGGCGTCTGGTTCAGCACGACCACGCCGTTGTCACCGGCTTTCAGGCCGTCGACCTCCTTGCCGTCCTTCACCAAGGCGGTGACAGCGCCTTCGGCGGTTTCGGTCTCATAGCCGAGGAACTCGGTCGCGCCGAGCTTCTCACGCAGCGGGAACCAAACAGTCTCGGTCGCCGCCTCTCCGGAACCGGCCCAGGAGGCCCGGGCCTTTTCGCGCTGTTTTTCCATCGCGGTGTCGAACGCATCGGTATCGACGTCGATGCCGCGCAGCCGCAGCGCATCCTGCGTCAGATCCAGCGGAAAGCCGTAGGTGTCATACAACGTGAACGCGGTCTCACCCTTCAGCCGGTCGCCCGCCTTCAGATTGCGGCTCTCCTCATCGAGGATCGACAGACCGCGCTCCAGCGTACGGCGGAAACGGGTTTCCTCCAGCTTCAGCGTCTCGGTGATCAGCGCTTCGGCACGCACCAGCTCCGGATAGGCCTGGCCCATCTCGCGCACCAGCACACGGACCAGCCGCCACATCAGCGGCTCGCGGGCGCCCAGCAGGTGCGCGTGGCGCATCGCGCGGCGCATGATCCGCCGCAACACATAGCCGCGCCCCTCGTTCGACGGCAGCACGCCGTCGGCAATCAGAAACGATGAGGCGCGCAGATGGTCGGCGATCACGCGATGCGATGCCTTCTGCGGCCCGTGCGGATCGACGCCCGTCAGCTCCGCGATCGCTCCGATCAAGGCGGCGAACAGATCGATGTCGTAGTTATCGTGCTTGCCCT encodes:
- the ybaL gene encoding YbaL family putative K(+) efflux transporter; this translates as MAHNTPLISTIVVGLVLAFALGAVAQRFRVSPLVGYLLAGVVMGPFTPGYVADQHLANELAEIGVILLMFGVGLHFSLKDLLSVRAIAVPGAIVQMMVATLLGMGLAALLGWPIGGGLVFGLALSVASTVVLLRALQERRLVDTERGRIAVGWLIVEDLAMVLALVLLPALAGLLKGEAAYAGLSGIAWPLALTLGKVGGFVFFMLVIGRRVVPSLLHYVAHTGSRELFRLAVLAIALGIAFGSAILFDVSFALGAFFAGMILSESELSHRAAQETLPLRDAFAVLFFVSVGMLVDPMIALREPWPLLATVFIIVIGKSAAAFLIVRMFGHPVSTAWTISASLAQIGEFSFILAGLGVSLALLPAQGRDLILAGAIISILLNPLVFALVDRLLEKEEPAAAIDGKPIEKAREPLPVTSLSDHVVLVGYGRVGSVVGRALRAAERPFLVIEDSPHIVEALQKEGVEAMTGNANAPEMIEAANVKQAQAVLVAIPDAFEGGQVVAKARAARSDIAIIARAHSDEEVAHLKLHGADVVIMGEEEIAKAMIAQIGDASQVLPTNVIQSTPLSA
- the alaS gene encoding alanine--tRNA ligase, coding for MSGVNEIRSAYLDFFAKNGHEVVPSSPLVPRNDPTLMFTNAGMVQFKNVFTGLEKRPYVRAASSQKCVRAGGKHNDLDNVGYTARHHTFFEMLGNFSFGDYFKERAIELAWTLITKDFGLPKERLLATVYSEDDDAFNLWKKVAGLPESRIIRIPTSDNFWQMGDTGPCGPCSEIFFDHGDKIPGGPPGSPEQDGDRFIEIWNLVFMQFEQLAGGVRNPLPKPSIDTGMGLERIAAVLQGKHDNYDIDLFAALIGAIAELTGVDPHGPQKASHRVIADHLRASSFLIADGVLPSNEGRGYVLRRIMRRAMRHAHLLGAREPLMWRLVRVLVREMGQAYPELVRAEALITETLKLEETRFRRTLERGLSILDEESRNLKAGDRLKGETAFTLYDTYGFPLDLTQDALRLRGIDVDTDAFDTAMEKQREKARASWAGSGEAATETVWFPLREKLGATEFLGYETETAEGAVTALVKDGKEVDGLKAGDNGVVVLNQTPFYGESGGQVGDTGLLIGDGVRFRVTDTQKKAGDLFAHIGTVEQGALKVGTALSLEVDHGRRTAIRANHSATHLLHEALRQVLGDHIAQRGSLVAPERLRFDFAHPKPISADELRRIEDIANDVVLQNSEITTWLMAVDDARASGARALFGEKYGDEVRVVSMGEGSGNTLGWSVELCGGTHAKRTGDIGLISISGESAVASGVRRIEALTGTTARHAINSSIQTAKAAAGELRTSLDDLPARIAALVEERRKLERDLADARKKLAMGGGAAAGAGAASDIRTIGDVKFLGRAVQGIEMKDLKSLADDGKKQLGHGVVAIVGVTEDGKAGLVVGVTSDLTGRFNAVELVRKGSEALGGKGGGGRPDMAQAGGPDGSRADAALEAISAALASSA